From a region of the Candidatus Brocadia sp. genome:
- the rpsJ gene encoding 30S ribosomal protein S10, whose translation MLDQKIRIRMEAYDHRILDQSSLEVVETAKRTGAKVFGPVPLPTRIERYTVLRSPHVDKKSREQFEIRTHKRLIDIFEPTAKTMDALNKINMPAGIEIKIKA comes from the coding sequence GTGCTGGATCAGAAAATAAGAATACGCATGGAGGCATACGATCACAGGATATTAGATCAATCGTCATTGGAGGTCGTGGAAACGGCGAAACGTACCGGGGCAAAGGTGTTTGGTCCTGTTCCTTTACCGACGCGTATTGAAAGATATACCGTGCTGAGATCACCGCATGTTGACAAAAAATCCAGGGAACAGTTTGAAATACGAACGCATAAAAGATTAATTGATATTTTCGAGCCTACGGCAAAGACCATGGATGCGTTAAACAAGATAAATATGCCGGCGGGTATAGAGATTAAGATAAAAGCTTAA